The Cyclopterus lumpus isolate fCycLum1 chromosome 6, fCycLum1.pri, whole genome shotgun sequence genome contains a region encoding:
- the ccdc113 gene encoding coiled-coil domain-containing protein 113 isoform X2, with protein sequence MEDELSLVEEKRKEVPQEQQELLHDQVEKLKRSNAALLAEIDMFERFIGRIDPRDLVSQAGGDGPGAAGASNLEGGVRGRRSRSNIPEPLQQLTLEQKLYVAQREVMETRQDQEKVRQRYERIQDNYKASLKEAELRLAEIRMAQKRFDSKLLKTMKDNRLEMTEPGKVLQYIKDKSKATQLEKFMLKNQTLKAHEKKLQQQLQQKKEMGKAEYEDIFQGYSEQRIDKNLDELQVNNSKVLRVLGTHKEKLQSVTLEAAELSNDLTNRKQLLEKIEAKIQHAEEERLKAEALNQRLRRQMSDYQAPDIAEYMLVKDKHKKLQRSIRTWERKFGVAEMAVKSHSKAWSTQTPANGPEAGAARTGEHQIPVRLPHIAETST encoded by the exons ATGGAGGATGAGCTTTCGTTggtggaagaaaaaaggaaagaagtcccacaagaacaacaagaactcCTCCACGACCAAGTCGAAAAACTGAA ACGTTCCAACGCAGCCCTCTTGGCAGAGATCGACATGTTTGAGCGCTTTATCGGTCGCATTGATCCTCGGGACCTGGTGTCCCAGGCTGGGGGAGACGGTCCGGGGGCAGCAGGAGCCTCCAACCTAGAGGGTGGG GTTCGTGGGCGGAGATCCAGGTCCAACATACCAGAACCCCTCCAGCAGCTGACCTTGGAACAAAAACTTTATGTGGCACAGAGAGAAGTAATGGAGACACGACAAGACCAGGAGAAAGTCAGACAGAGATATGAGAGGATTCAGGACAACTACAAG GCCTCTCTGAAAGAAGCAGAATTGCGTCTTGCAGAAATCCGAATGGCTCAGAAGAGGTTTGATAGCAAACTGCTCAAAACTATGAAGGACAACAGGTTGGAAATGACGGAGCCTGGGAAAGTGCTTCAGTACATCAAAGACAAGTCAAAG GCCACCCAGTTGGAGAAGTTTATGCTGAAGAACCAGACACTGAAGGCCCACGAGAagaagctccagcagcagcttcaaCAGAAGAAAGAGATGGGAAAAGCCGAGTACGAG GACATCTTCCAGGGATACAGCGAGCAGAGAATTGACAAAAACTTGGATGAACTTCAAGTGAACAATTCGAAAGTACTACGTGTCCTCGGTACACACAAG GAGAAGCTGCAGAGTGTGACATTGGAGGCCGCAGAGCTGAGCAACGACctcaccaacaggaagcagttgcTGGAAAAAATTGAGGCGAAGATACAGCACGCTGAGGAG GAGCGTTTAAAGGCGGAGGCCCTCAACCAACGCTTGCGGCGCCAGATGTCCGACTATCAGGCCCCTGATATCGCCGAGTACATGCTCGTGAAGGACAAACACAAGAAGCTGCAGCGGAGCATTCGCACTTGGGAGAGAAAGTTTGGGGTCGCTGAG ATGGCGGTGAAGAGCCACAGTAAAGCCTGGAGCACACAGACTCCTGCAAACGGGCCGGAGGCCGGGGCGGCTAGAACTGGGGAGCACCAGATCCCCGTCAGGCTCCCACACATAGCAGAAACCAGCACATAG
- the ccdc113 gene encoding coiled-coil domain-containing protein 113 isoform X4, whose product MFERFIGRIDPRDLVSQAGGDGPGAAGASNLEGGVRGRRSRSNIPEPLQQLTLEQKLYVAQREVMETRQDQEKVRQRYERIQDNYKASLKEAELRLAEIRMAQKRFDSKLLKTMKDNRLEMTEPGKVLQYIKDKSKATQLEKFMLKNQTLKAHEKKLQQQLQQKKEMGKAEYEDIFQGYSEQRIDKNLDELQVNNSKVLRVLGTHKEKLQSVTLEAAELSNDLTNRKQLLEKIEAKIQHAEEERLKAEALNQRLRRQMSDYQAPDIAEYMLVKDKHKKLQRSIRTWERKFGVAEMAVKSHSKAWSTQTPANGPEAGAARTGEHQIPVRLPHIAETST is encoded by the exons ATGTTTGAGCGCTTTATCGGTCGCATTGATCCTCGGGACCTGGTGTCCCAGGCTGGGGGAGACGGTCCGGGGGCAGCAGGAGCCTCCAACCTAGAGGGTGGG GTTCGTGGGCGGAGATCCAGGTCCAACATACCAGAACCCCTCCAGCAGCTGACCTTGGAACAAAAACTTTATGTGGCACAGAGAGAAGTAATGGAGACACGACAAGACCAGGAGAAAGTCAGACAGAGATATGAGAGGATTCAGGACAACTACAAG GCCTCTCTGAAAGAAGCAGAATTGCGTCTTGCAGAAATCCGAATGGCTCAGAAGAGGTTTGATAGCAAACTGCTCAAAACTATGAAGGACAACAGGTTGGAAATGACGGAGCCTGGGAAAGTGCTTCAGTACATCAAAGACAAGTCAAAG GCCACCCAGTTGGAGAAGTTTATGCTGAAGAACCAGACACTGAAGGCCCACGAGAagaagctccagcagcagcttcaaCAGAAGAAAGAGATGGGAAAAGCCGAGTACGAG GACATCTTCCAGGGATACAGCGAGCAGAGAATTGACAAAAACTTGGATGAACTTCAAGTGAACAATTCGAAAGTACTACGTGTCCTCGGTACACACAAG GAGAAGCTGCAGAGTGTGACATTGGAGGCCGCAGAGCTGAGCAACGACctcaccaacaggaagcagttgcTGGAAAAAATTGAGGCGAAGATACAGCACGCTGAGGAG GAGCGTTTAAAGGCGGAGGCCCTCAACCAACGCTTGCGGCGCCAGATGTCCGACTATCAGGCCCCTGATATCGCCGAGTACATGCTCGTGAAGGACAAACACAAGAAGCTGCAGCGGAGCATTCGCACTTGGGAGAGAAAGTTTGGGGTCGCTGAG ATGGCGGTGAAGAGCCACAGTAAAGCCTGGAGCACACAGACTCCTGCAAACGGGCCGGAGGCCGGGGCGGCTAGAACTGGGGAGCACCAGATCCCCGTCAGGCTCCCACACATAGCAGAAACCAGCACATAG
- the ccdc113 gene encoding coiled-coil domain-containing protein 113 isoform X3, which produces MFERFIGRIDPRDLVSQAGGDGPGAAGASNLEGGVRGRRSRSNIPEPLQQLTLEQKLYVAQREVMETRQDQEKVRQRYERIQDNYKASLKEAELRLAEIRMAQKRFDSKLLKTMKDNRLEMTEPGKVLQYIKDKSKATQLEKFMLKNQTLKAHEKKLQQQLQQKKEMGKAEYEDIFQGYSEQRIDKNLDELQVNNSKVLRVLGTHKEKLQSVTLEAAELSNDLTNRKQLLEKIEAKIQHAEEERLKAEALNQRLRRQMSDYQAPDIAEYMLVKDKHKKLQRSIRTWERKFGVAEQMAVKSHSKAWSTQTPANGPEAGAARTGEHQIPVRLPHIAETST; this is translated from the exons ATGTTTGAGCGCTTTATCGGTCGCATTGATCCTCGGGACCTGGTGTCCCAGGCTGGGGGAGACGGTCCGGGGGCAGCAGGAGCCTCCAACCTAGAGGGTGGG GTTCGTGGGCGGAGATCCAGGTCCAACATACCAGAACCCCTCCAGCAGCTGACCTTGGAACAAAAACTTTATGTGGCACAGAGAGAAGTAATGGAGACACGACAAGACCAGGAGAAAGTCAGACAGAGATATGAGAGGATTCAGGACAACTACAAG GCCTCTCTGAAAGAAGCAGAATTGCGTCTTGCAGAAATCCGAATGGCTCAGAAGAGGTTTGATAGCAAACTGCTCAAAACTATGAAGGACAACAGGTTGGAAATGACGGAGCCTGGGAAAGTGCTTCAGTACATCAAAGACAAGTCAAAG GCCACCCAGTTGGAGAAGTTTATGCTGAAGAACCAGACACTGAAGGCCCACGAGAagaagctccagcagcagcttcaaCAGAAGAAAGAGATGGGAAAAGCCGAGTACGAG GACATCTTCCAGGGATACAGCGAGCAGAGAATTGACAAAAACTTGGATGAACTTCAAGTGAACAATTCGAAAGTACTACGTGTCCTCGGTACACACAAG GAGAAGCTGCAGAGTGTGACATTGGAGGCCGCAGAGCTGAGCAACGACctcaccaacaggaagcagttgcTGGAAAAAATTGAGGCGAAGATACAGCACGCTGAGGAG GAGCGTTTAAAGGCGGAGGCCCTCAACCAACGCTTGCGGCGCCAGATGTCCGACTATCAGGCCCCTGATATCGCCGAGTACATGCTCGTGAAGGACAAACACAAGAAGCTGCAGCGGAGCATTCGCACTTGGGAGAGAAAGTTTGGGGTCGCTGAG CAGATGGCGGTGAAGAGCCACAGTAAAGCCTGGAGCACACAGACTCCTGCAAACGGGCCGGAGGCCGGGGCGGCTAGAACTGGGGAGCACCAGATCCCCGTCAGGCTCCCACACATAGCAGAAACCAGCACATAG
- the ccdc113 gene encoding coiled-coil domain-containing protein 113 isoform X1 yields the protein MEDELSLVEEKRKEVPQEQQELLHDQVEKLKRSNAALLAEIDMFERFIGRIDPRDLVSQAGGDGPGAAGASNLEGGVRGRRSRSNIPEPLQQLTLEQKLYVAQREVMETRQDQEKVRQRYERIQDNYKASLKEAELRLAEIRMAQKRFDSKLLKTMKDNRLEMTEPGKVLQYIKDKSKATQLEKFMLKNQTLKAHEKKLQQQLQQKKEMGKAEYEDIFQGYSEQRIDKNLDELQVNNSKVLRVLGTHKEKLQSVTLEAAELSNDLTNRKQLLEKIEAKIQHAEEERLKAEALNQRLRRQMSDYQAPDIAEYMLVKDKHKKLQRSIRTWERKFGVAEQMAVKSHSKAWSTQTPANGPEAGAARTGEHQIPVRLPHIAETST from the exons ATGGAGGATGAGCTTTCGTTggtggaagaaaaaaggaaagaagtcccacaagaacaacaagaactcCTCCACGACCAAGTCGAAAAACTGAA ACGTTCCAACGCAGCCCTCTTGGCAGAGATCGACATGTTTGAGCGCTTTATCGGTCGCATTGATCCTCGGGACCTGGTGTCCCAGGCTGGGGGAGACGGTCCGGGGGCAGCAGGAGCCTCCAACCTAGAGGGTGGG GTTCGTGGGCGGAGATCCAGGTCCAACATACCAGAACCCCTCCAGCAGCTGACCTTGGAACAAAAACTTTATGTGGCACAGAGAGAAGTAATGGAGACACGACAAGACCAGGAGAAAGTCAGACAGAGATATGAGAGGATTCAGGACAACTACAAG GCCTCTCTGAAAGAAGCAGAATTGCGTCTTGCAGAAATCCGAATGGCTCAGAAGAGGTTTGATAGCAAACTGCTCAAAACTATGAAGGACAACAGGTTGGAAATGACGGAGCCTGGGAAAGTGCTTCAGTACATCAAAGACAAGTCAAAG GCCACCCAGTTGGAGAAGTTTATGCTGAAGAACCAGACACTGAAGGCCCACGAGAagaagctccagcagcagcttcaaCAGAAGAAAGAGATGGGAAAAGCCGAGTACGAG GACATCTTCCAGGGATACAGCGAGCAGAGAATTGACAAAAACTTGGATGAACTTCAAGTGAACAATTCGAAAGTACTACGTGTCCTCGGTACACACAAG GAGAAGCTGCAGAGTGTGACATTGGAGGCCGCAGAGCTGAGCAACGACctcaccaacaggaagcagttgcTGGAAAAAATTGAGGCGAAGATACAGCACGCTGAGGAG GAGCGTTTAAAGGCGGAGGCCCTCAACCAACGCTTGCGGCGCCAGATGTCCGACTATCAGGCCCCTGATATCGCCGAGTACATGCTCGTGAAGGACAAACACAAGAAGCTGCAGCGGAGCATTCGCACTTGGGAGAGAAAGTTTGGGGTCGCTGAG CAGATGGCGGTGAAGAGCCACAGTAAAGCCTGGAGCACACAGACTCCTGCAAACGGGCCGGAGGCCGGGGCGGCTAGAACTGGGGAGCACCAGATCCCCGTCAGGCTCCCACACATAGCAGAAACCAGCACATAG